In one Mesorhizobium australicum genomic region, the following are encoded:
- a CDS encoding branched-chain amino acid ABC transporter substrate-binding protein has translation MKKSLLSAVAVTAVLAFSGSAWADILIGVAGPITGPNAAFGAQLQKGAEQAAADINAAGGINGEQIKVVIGDDVSDPTQGVSVANKFVADGVKFVVGHFNSGVSIPASEVYAENGIMQITPASTNPQFTERGLWNTFRTCGRDDQQGAVAGAYIAANFKDGKVAIIHDKTPYGQGLADETKKAANGAGVTEVMYEGINIGDKDFSALIAKMKEAGVTAVYYGGLHTEAGLMMRQLADQGLKAAFMSGDGIVSNELASIAGDAVDGTLMTFAPDPRKNPAAKEIVEKFRAAGFEPEAYTLYSYAAVQVIAGAAKAAGDLDPMKVAEAAKAKGPFATAIGELGFDAKGDITRPDYVMYTWKKGDDGKYSYFENE, from the coding sequence ATGAAGAAGTCTCTCTTGTCGGCCGTCGCCGTGACCGCGGTCCTCGCGTTCAGCGGCAGCGCGTGGGCCGACATCCTGATCGGCGTCGCCGGTCCGATCACCGGTCCGAACGCCGCCTTCGGCGCTCAGCTCCAGAAGGGCGCGGAGCAGGCCGCGGCCGACATCAACGCCGCCGGCGGCATCAATGGCGAGCAGATCAAGGTCGTCATCGGCGACGACGTCTCCGACCCGACGCAGGGTGTTTCGGTCGCGAACAAGTTCGTCGCGGACGGTGTGAAATTCGTCGTCGGCCACTTCAACTCGGGCGTCTCGATCCCGGCCTCGGAAGTCTATGCCGAGAACGGCATCATGCAGATCACGCCGGCCTCGACCAACCCGCAGTTCACCGAGCGGGGCCTGTGGAACACGTTCCGCACCTGCGGCCGTGACGACCAGCAGGGTGCAGTCGCGGGCGCCTACATCGCCGCCAACTTCAAGGACGGCAAGGTCGCCATCATCCACGACAAGACGCCATATGGTCAGGGTCTCGCCGACGAGACCAAGAAAGCCGCCAACGGCGCCGGCGTGACGGAAGTCATGTATGAAGGCATCAACATCGGCGACAAGGACTTCTCGGCCCTGATCGCCAAGATGAAGGAAGCCGGCGTGACGGCGGTCTACTACGGCGGCCTGCACACCGAAGCCGGCCTGATGATGCGCCAGCTGGCCGACCAGGGCCTGAAGGCGGCCTTCATGTCGGGCGACGGCATCGTGTCGAACGAGCTCGCCTCGATCGCTGGCGACGCTGTCGACGGCACCCTGATGACGTTCGCTCCGGATCCGCGCAAGAACCCGGCCGCGAAGGAAATCGTCGAGAAGTTCCGCGCCGCGGGCTTCGAGCCGGAAGCCTACACGCTCTACTCCTACGCCGCCGTGCAGGTCATCGCAGGCGCGGCGAAGGCAGCCGGCGACCTCGACCCGATGAAGGTCGCGGAAGCCGCCAAGGCCAAGGGCCCGTTCGCGACCGCGATCGGCGAACTCGGCTTCGACGCCAAGGGCGACATCACCCGTCCGGACTACGTGATGTACACCTGGAAGAAGGGCGACGACGGCAAGTACAGCTACTTCGAGAACGAATAA
- a CDS encoding DUF6867 family protein: protein MHGILYEEANIWQFFFVTLVLGGGAAWMTGRACAQTWRPVSSLVAFLLLLGVAVRFIHHALFDGTMFTAQFYIVDTIILLVIGYLGYRYTRVNQMVTQYHWLYERDSLLSWKDKS from the coding sequence ATGCACGGCATTCTCTACGAGGAAGCCAATATCTGGCAGTTCTTCTTCGTCACGCTGGTGCTGGGCGGCGGTGCGGCCTGGATGACGGGCCGGGCCTGCGCGCAGACCTGGCGGCCGGTGTCCAGCCTCGTTGCGTTCCTGCTGCTGCTGGGCGTCGCGGTGCGCTTCATCCATCATGCGCTGTTCGACGGCACGATGTTCACGGCCCAGTTCTACATCGTCGACACGATCATCCTGCTGGTGATCGGCTATCTCGGCTACCGCTACACGCGGGTCAACCAGATGGTCACGCAGTATCACTGGCTCTACGAGCGGGATTCACTTCTGTCCTGGAAGGATAAAAGCTGA
- a CDS encoding ABC transporter ATP-binding protein, with protein sequence MATQPLLSVDGVETYYGNIRALNGVTMEVNQGEIVALIGANGAGKSTLMMTIFGAPRAKSGRIVFNGTDITQLPTHEIARLRIAQSPEGRRIFPRMTVLENLQMGASLDNLAHFAEDSEKVFALFPRLKERIQQRGGTLSGGEQQMLSIGRALMARPKLLLLDEPSLGLAPLIVKQIFDAIRLLNQEQGLTVFLVEQNAFGALRLATRGYVMVNGNITMSGTGQDLLANPEVRAAYLEGGRH encoded by the coding sequence ATGGCGACGCAACCGCTTCTCTCCGTCGACGGCGTCGAGACCTATTACGGCAACATCCGCGCGCTCAACGGCGTGACGATGGAGGTCAACCAGGGCGAGATCGTTGCCCTGATCGGTGCCAACGGCGCCGGCAAGTCGACGCTGATGATGACGATCTTCGGCGCGCCGCGGGCGAAATCGGGCCGCATCGTCTTCAACGGCACCGACATCACGCAACTGCCCACCCATGAGATCGCCAGGCTGCGGATCGCGCAGTCGCCGGAGGGGCGGCGCATCTTCCCGCGCATGACCGTGCTCGAAAACCTGCAGATGGGGGCGAGCCTCGACAACCTCGCGCATTTCGCCGAGGATTCGGAGAAGGTCTTCGCCCTCTTCCCGCGTCTCAAGGAGCGCATTCAGCAGCGCGGCGGCACGCTGTCGGGCGGCGAACAGCAGATGCTCTCCATCGGCCGCGCGCTGATGGCGCGGCCGAAGCTGCTGCTGCTCGACGAGCCCTCGCTCGGCCTCGCGCCGCTGATCGTGAAGCAGATCTTCGACGCCATTCGCCTGCTCAACCAGGAGCAGGGGCTGACCGTGTTCCTGGTCGAGCAGAACGCCTTCGGCGCGCTCCGGCTCGCCACGCGCGGCTATGTCATGGTCAACGGCAACATCACCATGAGCGGGACCGGCCAGGACCTGCTCGCCAATCCGGAAGTCCGCGCCGCCTATCTCGAAGGCGGGCGGCACTGA
- a CDS encoding ATP-binding cassette domain-containing protein: protein MSIVASDPILKVEHLSMKFGGLVAVGDLSFEARRGEITALIGPNGAGKTTVFNCITGFYKPSEGMITLKRRDGTAYLLERLPDFQIPAKAKVARTFQNIRLFSGMTVLENLLVAQHNKLMLASGFTVLGLFGAPAYRRASAESRDLAAHWLEKADLIDRADDPAGDLPYGAQRRLEIARAMCTGPELLCLDEPAAGLNPKESLALNTLLNDIKDNTGTSILLIEHDMSVVMQISDHVVVLEYGRKISDGDPSFVKSDPKVIAAYLGIDDQEVETVLVEVGDEHVIEQFDGTPDPEQGPSPSSSMMAGPVSDTIEHADHSEGLVKVAPGASKADRVKSAESAKAPSAKAKPAAKAKPAVEPAKVPRAPKAKSEAAADAAVAQPAAPKPARSRAKPTDQAPVSLMSAPAVKPKATVKAKPAETPAAKASAKPVAKAAVPAPKPAAAKATVPAKSPAAAKPARPKPAPASAATAAPDDLTLIKGIGPVNARKLGEHGITTFAQIAAWKKADIVAAEAYLEFDGRIAREDWVGQARRFARGAKPAKAGKTGGRG from the coding sequence ATGTCGATCGTGGCTTCCGATCCCATTCTCAAGGTCGAGCACCTGTCGATGAAGTTCGGCGGACTGGTCGCGGTGGGCGACCTGTCCTTCGAGGCGCGGCGCGGCGAGATCACCGCGCTGATCGGCCCCAACGGCGCCGGCAAGACGACCGTGTTCAATTGCATCACCGGTTTCTACAAGCCGTCCGAGGGCATGATCACGCTGAAGCGGCGCGACGGCACCGCCTATCTGCTCGAACGCCTGCCGGACTTCCAGATTCCCGCAAAGGCGAAGGTTGCGCGCACCTTCCAGAACATCCGCCTGTTCTCCGGCATGACCGTGCTGGAGAACCTGCTCGTCGCCCAGCACAACAAGCTGATGCTGGCGTCCGGTTTCACGGTGCTCGGCCTGTTCGGCGCGCCGGCCTACCGCAGGGCATCGGCGGAATCGCGCGATCTCGCGGCGCACTGGCTGGAAAAGGCCGACCTGATCGACCGCGCCGACGATCCGGCCGGCGACCTGCCCTATGGCGCGCAGCGGCGTCTCGAGATCGCGCGCGCGATGTGCACGGGGCCGGAACTGCTCTGTCTCGACGAGCCGGCGGCGGGCCTCAATCCCAAGGAGTCGCTGGCGCTCAACACGCTGCTCAACGACATCAAGGACAATACCGGCACCTCGATCCTGCTCATCGAGCACGACATGTCGGTGGTCATGCAGATCTCCGACCACGTCGTCGTGCTCGAATATGGACGCAAGATCTCCGACGGCGACCCGTCCTTCGTGAAGAGCGACCCGAAGGTCATCGCCGCCTATCTCGGCATCGACGACCAGGAGGTCGAGACGGTGCTGGTCGAGGTGGGCGACGAGCATGTCATCGAGCAGTTCGACGGCACGCCCGACCCCGAGCAGGGGCCTTCGCCGTCGTCATCGATGATGGCCGGGCCGGTCTCCGACACGATCGAGCATGCCGACCACAGCGAGGGGCTGGTCAAGGTGGCGCCCGGTGCGTCGAAGGCCGATCGCGTCAAGTCCGCCGAAAGCGCCAAGGCTCCTTCCGCAAAGGCCAAGCCGGCCGCGAAGGCGAAGCCGGCCGTGGAGCCGGCGAAGGTTCCAAGAGCACCCAAAGCCAAATCCGAGGCGGCGGCCGACGCCGCGGTAGCGCAGCCGGCGGCCCCGAAGCCCGCGCGGTCTCGTGCGAAGCCGACCGATCAGGCGCCCGTGTCGCTGATGTCGGCCCCGGCGGTAAAGCCCAAGGCCACCGTCAAGGCGAAGCCAGCGGAGACGCCCGCGGCCAAGGCATCGGCAAAGCCCGTGGCCAAGGCGGCCGTTCCAGCGCCGAAGCCGGCGGCGGCCAAGGCCACGGTTCCAGCCAAATCGCCTGCCGCCGCGAAACCTGCGCGGCCGAAGCCCGCTCCGGCAAGCGCGGCAACGGCCGCTCCCGACGACCTGACGCTGATCAAGGGCATCGGCCCGGTCAATGCGCGCAAGCTCGGCGAGCACGGCATCACCACCTTCGCCCAGATCGCCGCCTGGAAGAAGGCGGACATCGTCGCGGCGGAGGCCTATCTCGAATTCGACGGGCGCATCGCCCGCGAGGACTGGGTCGGCCAGGCCAGGCGTTTCGCCAGGGGCGCCAAGCCGGCGAAGGCCGGTAAGACCGGAGGACGCGGCTGA
- the livM gene encoding high-affinity branched-chain amino acid ABC transporter permease LivM: protein MATSQTTVTAAASRAAGAQPNVISDALREAFYAGLIALGMFVLIVGLETTQNIRNELIVVQRWSLLAIVVAIVMVGRFAFSAFIWPEVERRRMAGKKAAVAAEPGFLRRNFTWIGILLLFLFPVFAVWTSGLQGSLKWVDNFGIQVLIYVMLAWGLNIVIGLAGLLDLGYVAFYAVGAYTYALLGKEFGLSFWILLPAAGAMAALWGVLLGFPVLRLRGDYLAIVTLAFGEIIRLVLINWREVTNGSAGISGIPKITFFGFFNFDVSSPFYIGKMFDLPTSGVYYKIFLYYLILCLALITAFVTVRLRRMPVGRAWEALREDEIACRSLGINTTNTKLTAFAIGAMFGGFAGSFFAARQGFINPESFVFLQSAIILAIVVLGGMGSLVGIAVAALVMIGGMEALREMQFLKLAFGQDFTPELYRMLLFGMAMVIVMVWKPRGFVGSREPTAFLKARKSVSGSFTREGHG, encoded by the coding sequence ATGGCGACATCGCAGACGACTGTAACCGCCGCCGCGAGCAGGGCGGCCGGCGCGCAGCCCAACGTCATCTCGGACGCGCTGAGAGAGGCCTTCTATGCCGGCCTCATCGCGCTCGGCATGTTCGTGCTGATCGTCGGGCTCGAAACGACCCAGAACATCCGCAACGAACTGATCGTCGTGCAGCGCTGGAGCCTGCTCGCCATCGTCGTCGCCATCGTGATGGTCGGGCGCTTTGCCTTCTCGGCCTTCATATGGCCGGAGGTCGAGCGCCGCCGCATGGCGGGCAAGAAGGCGGCCGTCGCCGCCGAGCCCGGCTTCCTGCGCCGCAATTTCACCTGGATCGGCATCCTCCTCCTGTTCCTGTTCCCGGTCTTCGCGGTGTGGACCAGCGGCCTGCAGGGCTCGCTGAAGTGGGTCGACAATTTCGGCATCCAGGTGCTGATCTACGTGATGCTCGCCTGGGGCCTGAACATCGTCATCGGGCTCGCCGGGTTGCTCGACCTCGGCTACGTCGCCTTCTACGCGGTCGGCGCCTATACCTATGCGCTGCTCGGCAAGGAATTCGGCCTGTCGTTCTGGATCCTGCTGCCGGCCGCCGGCGCGATGGCGGCGTTGTGGGGCGTGCTTCTCGGCTTCCCGGTGCTGCGCCTGCGCGGCGACTATCTCGCCATCGTCACGCTCGCCTTCGGCGAGATCATCCGCCTGGTGCTGATCAACTGGCGCGAGGTGACCAACGGGTCCGCGGGCATTTCCGGCATCCCGAAGATCACCTTCTTCGGCTTCTTCAATTTCGACGTCTCGTCGCCGTTCTACATCGGCAAGATGTTCGACCTGCCGACCTCGGGCGTCTACTACAAGATCTTCCTCTACTATCTGATCCTGTGCCTGGCGCTGATCACCGCCTTCGTCACGGTCCGGCTCAGGCGCATGCCCGTCGGCCGCGCCTGGGAGGCGCTGCGCGAGGACGAGATCGCCTGCCGCTCGCTTGGCATCAACACGACGAACACCAAGCTGACGGCGTTCGCCATCGGCGCGATGTTCGGCGGCTTCGCCGGCTCCTTCTTCGCGGCGCGGCAAGGCTTCATCAACCCGGAATCCTTCGTCTTCCTCCAATCCGCGATCATCCTGGCGATTGTCGTGCTCGGCGGCATGGGCTCGCTGGTCGGCATCGCGGTCGCCGCGCTCGTGATGATCGGCGGCATGGAGGCCCTGCGCGAGATGCAGTTCCTCAAGCTCGCCTTCGGGCAGGATTTCACCCCCGAACTCTACCGCATGCTCCTGTTCGGCATGGCGATGGTCATCGTGATGGTCTGGAAGCCGCGCGGCTTCGTCGGCAGCCGCGAGCCGACCGCGTTCCTGAAGGCGAGGAAATCCGTGTCCGGTTCATTCACGCGCGAGGGACACGGCTGA
- a CDS encoding branched-chain amino acid ABC transporter permease, translating into MEYFIQQLINGLTLGSIYGLIAIGYTMVYGIIGMINFAHGDIFMLGAFIAMIVFLILVAMFTTIHVVFFLLVMMIVAMLTTSLWNWTIERAAYRPLRGSFRLAPLITAIGMSIFISNFVQVTQGPRNKPIPPMISSVYTIGGISISLKQIVIAVVTVTLLAVFWYIVNRTPLGRAQRACEQDRKMAALLGVDVDKTISITFIMGAALAAVAGTLFLMYYGVVAFSDGFVPGVKAFTAAVLGGIGSLPGAVLGGLLIGTIESLWSAYFSIDYKDVAAFSILAIVLIFLPSGLMGRPEVEKV; encoded by the coding sequence ATGGAATACTTTATCCAGCAGCTCATCAACGGGCTGACGCTGGGATCTATCTACGGGCTGATCGCGATCGGCTACACGATGGTCTACGGCATTATCGGCATGATCAACTTTGCCCATGGCGACATCTTCATGCTCGGCGCGTTTATCGCGATGATCGTCTTCCTGATCCTGGTCGCGATGTTCACAACCATCCACGTGGTGTTCTTCCTCCTGGTGATGATGATCGTCGCCATGCTGACCACGTCGCTGTGGAACTGGACCATCGAGCGCGCCGCCTACCGGCCGCTGCGCGGGTCGTTCCGGCTGGCGCCGCTGATCACCGCGATCGGCATGTCGATCTTCATCTCCAACTTCGTGCAGGTCACGCAGGGCCCGCGCAACAAGCCGATCCCGCCGATGATCTCCTCGGTCTACACCATCGGCGGCATCTCGATCTCGCTGAAGCAGATCGTCATCGCGGTGGTCACCGTCACGCTGCTCGCCGTGTTCTGGTACATCGTCAACAGGACGCCGCTGGGCCGCGCGCAGCGCGCCTGCGAGCAGGACCGCAAGATGGCGGCACTGCTCGGTGTCGACGTGGACAAGACGATCTCGATCACCTTCATCATGGGGGCCGCGCTCGCCGCCGTCGCCGGCACGCTGTTCCTGATGTATTACGGCGTCGTCGCCTTCTCCGACGGCTTCGTGCCGGGCGTGAAGGCGTTCACGGCGGCCGTGCTCGGCGGCATCGGCTCGCTGCCGGGCGCGGTGCTTGGCGGGCTGCTCATCGGCACGATCGAGTCCCTGTGGTCCGCCTATTTCTCGATCGACTACAAGGACGTCGCCGCCTTCTCGATCCTGGCGATCGTGCTGATCTTCCTGCCCTCCGGCCTGATGGGCCGCCCGGAAGTGGAGAAAGTCTAG
- a CDS encoding 4-hydroxyproline epimerase: MSRHSFHIIDGHTCGNPVRLVAGGGPLLDGSTMMERRAHFLAEYDWIRTGLMFEPRGHDMMSGSILYPPTRPDCDIAILFIETSGCLPMCGHGTIGTVTMAIEHGLVKPKTPGLLRLDTPAGLVLAEYRQEGEYVEEVRITNVPSFLYAEGLSAEVPGLGEIVVDVAYGGNFYAIVEPQKNFRDIADHTAGELVGWSPVLRKALNDKYTFEHPENPGINRLSHILWTGAPTVDGADARNAVFYGDKAIDRSPCGTGTSARMAQRHAKGLLKEGESFVHESIIGSLFKGRVEKETTVANRKAIVPSIGGWARTTGYNTIFIDDRDPYAHGFVVK; the protein is encoded by the coding sequence ATGTCCCGCCATTCCTTCCACATCATCGACGGCCATACCTGCGGCAATCCGGTGCGTCTCGTCGCCGGGGGAGGGCCGCTGCTCGACGGCTCGACCATGATGGAGCGGCGGGCGCATTTCCTCGCCGAATACGACTGGATCCGCACCGGGCTGATGTTCGAGCCGCGCGGGCACGACATGATGTCGGGCTCGATCCTCTATCCGCCGACCCGTCCCGATTGCGACATCGCGATCCTGTTCATCGAGACCTCCGGCTGCCTGCCGATGTGCGGGCATGGGACGATCGGCACGGTGACGATGGCGATAGAGCACGGGCTGGTGAAGCCGAAGACGCCGGGCCTGCTGCGCCTCGACACGCCGGCCGGCCTCGTGCTCGCCGAATACCGGCAGGAGGGCGAATATGTCGAGGAGGTGCGCATCACCAACGTGCCGTCTTTTCTTTATGCCGAGGGGCTGTCGGCGGAGGTGCCCGGCCTCGGCGAGATCGTGGTCGATGTCGCCTATGGCGGCAATTTCTACGCCATCGTCGAACCGCAGAAGAATTTCCGCGACATCGCCGACCATACGGCCGGCGAGCTGGTGGGCTGGAGCCCGGTGCTGCGCAAGGCTCTGAACGACAAATACACCTTCGAGCATCCGGAAAACCCCGGCATCAACCGGCTGTCGCACATCCTGTGGACCGGCGCGCCGACGGTAGACGGGGCCGATGCGCGCAATGCCGTGTTCTACGGCGACAAGGCGATCGATCGCAGCCCGTGCGGCACCGGCACCTCGGCGCGCATGGCGCAGCGCCATGCCAAGGGCCTGCTCAAGGAGGGCGAGAGCTTCGTGCACGAGTCCATCATCGGCTCGTTGTTCAAAGGCCGGGTGGAAAAGGAAACCACTGTCGCAAACCGCAAGGCGATCGTGCCATCGATTGGCGGCTGGGCCCGCACCACGGGCTACAACACCATCTTCATCGACGACCGCGATCCCTACGCGCACGGTTTCGTGGTGAAGTAG
- a CDS encoding NAD(P)/FAD-dependent oxidoreductase produces the protein MPTAQPADPDADIVVIGAGIVGICAAAFLAEAGKRVLVVDRTGICEETSSGNAAALAFAEILPLAHKGMMKKLPRWLSDPLGPLSISPAYLPRLTPWLWRFWRAGQSDPTPAIAAQASLMRLAEAEWMGLFDRSGTRAMLREDGSLDLYESEREFQESLPGWAAREVHGIALRHVEGKALAELQPGLSPRFVKGTFVPGWKTVDDPKLLGKAIWAYAESKGARFVRGVVATVGAEGDAARIKLTDGRVLAGRHLIIAAGAWSHMLASRFGDTIPLETERGYNTTLPVGAFDLKRQLFFAGHGFVITPLSTGVRVGGAVEFAGLQRAPNYARSKAMLTKAATFLPGLKTEGGREWMGYRPSLPDSLPVMGKSRSAPNVFYAFGHGHLGLTQAAATGRLMRDLVTGDAPAIDLAPFSPQRF, from the coding sequence ATGCCCACTGCCCAGCCCGCCGACCCTGACGCCGACATCGTCGTGATCGGCGCGGGCATCGTCGGCATCTGCGCGGCGGCGTTCCTCGCCGAGGCCGGCAAGCGGGTGCTGGTCGTCGACCGCACCGGCATCTGCGAGGAGACGAGCTCGGGCAATGCCGCGGCGCTCGCCTTCGCCGAGATCTTGCCGCTGGCCCACAAGGGCATGATGAAGAAGCTGCCGCGATGGTTGTCAGACCCGCTTGGCCCGCTCTCCATTTCACCCGCCTATCTGCCCCGTTTGACACCCTGGCTGTGGCGCTTCTGGCGCGCCGGGCAGTCCGACCCGACGCCGGCGATCGCGGCGCAGGCCTCGCTGATGCGCCTCGCCGAGGCCGAGTGGATGGGTTTGTTTGATCGGTCCGGCACACGGGCGATGCTGCGCGAGGATGGTTCGCTTGATCTGTATGAAAGCGAAAGGGAGTTCCAGGAATCGCTTCCAGGCTGGGCGGCGCGCGAGGTGCATGGCATCGCGCTTCGCCACGTCGAGGGCAAGGCGCTGGCGGAGCTGCAGCCCGGCCTCTCCCCGCGCTTCGTCAAGGGTACTTTCGTGCCCGGCTGGAAAACGGTGGACGATCCAAAGCTGCTGGGCAAGGCGATCTGGGCCTATGCGGAAAGCAAAGGCGCGCGCTTCGTCCGCGGCGTCGTTGCCACCGTGGGCGCGGAGGGGGACGCGGCGCGGATCAAGCTGACAGACGGCAGAGTCCTTGCCGGCCGCCACCTGATCATCGCCGCCGGCGCGTGGTCGCACATGCTCGCGTCGCGTTTCGGTGACACGATCCCGCTCGAGACGGAGCGTGGCTACAACACGACGCTGCCCGTCGGGGCGTTCGATCTGAAGCGCCAGCTGTTCTTCGCCGGTCATGGCTTCGTCATCACGCCGTTGTCGACTGGCGTGCGTGTCGGCGGGGCCGTCGAGTTCGCCGGCCTGCAGCGTGCGCCCAATTATGCCCGCTCGAAAGCCATGCTCACGAAGGCCGCGACGTTCCTGCCGGGTCTCAAGACAGAGGGCGGGCGCGAATGGATGGGCTATCGGCCCTCGCTGCCGGATTCGCTGCCGGTCATGGGCAAGTCGCGCTCGGCCCCAAACGTCTTCTACGCCTTCGGCCACGGCCATCTCGGCCTGACGCAGGCGGCGGCCACGGGGCGGTTGATGCGCGACCTTGTGACGGGGGACGCACCGGCGATAGACCTGGCGCCGTTTTCGCCGCAGAGGTTCTAG
- a CDS encoding fructose bisphosphate aldolase → MNEKMAAQAANKDGFIAALDQSGGSTPKALRLYGVEEGSWSNEAEMFDLIHQMRARIIKSPAFTGDKVMGAILFEQTMDRDIDGTPTAQYLWEKRGVVPFLKIDKGLAPAADGVQLMKPMPELDALLKRAVAKGIFGTKERSVVDAANPKGIAAIVAQQFEVGAQVLSHGLVPIIEPEVTISIADKAEAEEILLAEILKHLDKLPAGQQVMLKLTLPTKANLYKPLVDHPKVMRVVALSGGYSRDEANKKLMENDGVIASFSRALTEGLSAKQNDAEFNAVLASAIDSIFEASRAR, encoded by the coding sequence ATGAACGAGAAAATGGCCGCGCAGGCCGCGAACAAGGACGGTTTCATCGCGGCGCTCGACCAGTCGGGCGGCTCCACGCCCAAGGCGCTCAGGCTCTACGGCGTCGAGGAAGGTTCCTGGTCGAACGAAGCGGAGATGTTCGACCTCATCCACCAGATGCGCGCGCGCATCATCAAGTCGCCCGCCTTCACCGGCGACAAGGTGATGGGCGCCATCCTGTTCGAGCAGACCATGGACCGCGACATCGACGGCACGCCGACGGCGCAGTATCTGTGGGAGAAGCGCGGCGTGGTGCCGTTCCTGAAGATCGACAAGGGGCTCGCCCCGGCAGCTGACGGCGTCCAGCTGATGAAGCCGATGCCGGAACTCGACGCCCTGCTCAAGCGCGCTGTCGCCAAGGGCATCTTCGGCACCAAGGAACGTTCGGTGGTCGACGCCGCCAACCCGAAGGGCATCGCGGCGATCGTCGCGCAGCAGTTCGAGGTTGGCGCGCAGGTCCTGTCGCATGGGCTGGTGCCGATCATCGAGCCGGAGGTGACGATCTCGATTGCCGACAAGGCGGAGGCCGAGGAGATCCTGCTCGCCGAGATCCTCAAGCATCTCGACAAGCTTCCCGCCGGCCAGCAGGTCATGCTCAAGCTGACGCTGCCGACGAAGGCGAACCTCTACAAGCCGCTGGTCGACCATCCGAAGGTCATGCGCGTGGTGGCGCTGTCGGGCGGCTATTCCCGCGACGAGGCGAACAAGAAGCTGATGGAAAACGACGGCGTGATCGCGTCCTTCTCGCGCGCCCTGACCGAGGGCCTCTCGGCGAAGCAGAACGACGCCGAGTTCAACGCCGTGCTGGCGTCGGCGATCGACAGCATCTTCGAAGCCTCCCGCGCGCGCTGA
- a CDS encoding Bug family tripartite tricarboxylate transporter substrate binding protein: MKGLKLFFALVSLALTTGLARAEDWPTRPVTFVVPFAAGGITDTVARRMATVMTEKLGQPVVVENRPGAGGIVGTESVANAKADGYTIIYSSGGPMSILPQLQKGKLSYDPIKAFIHIRGVSSSSQMIVANPATPYNNITELVEYAKANPGKVTFGSPGIGTAQHLVGELLKSAAGIDMLHIPYKAGSAQMTDLMAGVIDLSFDYVSVVKPYVDSGKMKVIGTTAPERNVAYPDAQTVVEAGFPGGVNVASSWVSAPAGIDQAIVDKLSAVVEETMKDPGIVEFFKTTGLTIIGEKGPDVMTQFVIDENTKYGKVIEEAKIVAQ, encoded by the coding sequence ATGAAGGGTCTCAAGCTCTTTTTTGCGCTCGTGTCGCTGGCCCTGACGACGGGCCTCGCAAGGGCTGAGGACTGGCCGACGCGGCCGGTCACGTTCGTCGTGCCCTTCGCGGCCGGCGGCATCACCGACACCGTCGCGCGCCGCATGGCGACTGTCATGACCGAGAAGCTCGGCCAGCCCGTGGTAGTGGAGAACCGTCCGGGTGCGGGCGGCATCGTCGGCACCGAAAGCGTCGCCAACGCGAAGGCGGACGGCTACACGATCATCTATTCGTCGGGTGGACCGATGTCGATCCTGCCGCAGTTGCAGAAGGGCAAGCTGTCCTACGACCCGATCAAGGCCTTCATCCACATCCGCGGCGTCTCGTCGTCCAGCCAGATGATCGTGGCCAATCCGGCGACGCCCTACAACAACATCACCGAGCTGGTCGAATACGCCAAGGCCAATCCCGGCAAGGTGACCTTCGGCTCGCCCGGCATCGGCACCGCCCAGCACCTCGTCGGCGAACTGCTGAAGTCGGCCGCCGGCATCGACATGCTGCACATCCCGTACAAGGCCGGCTCGGCGCAGATGACCGACCTGATGGCGGGCGTGATCGACCTGTCCTTCGACTACGTCTCGGTGGTGAAGCCCTATGTCGACTCGGGCAAGATGAAGGTCATCGGCACGACCGCGCCCGAGCGCAACGTCGCCTATCCCGACGCGCAGACGGTGGTCGAGGCTGGCTTCCCCGGCGGCGTCAACGTCGCGTCGAGCTGGGTGTCCGCACCGGCCGGCATCGACCAGGCGATCGTCGACAAGCTGTCCGCCGTCGTCGAGGAGACGATGAAGGACCCCGGCATCGTCGAGTTCTTCAAGACGACCGGCCTGACGATCATCGGTGAAAAGGGTCCGGACGTGATGACCCAGTTCGTCATCGACGAGAACACCAAATACGGCAAGGTGATCGAGGAAGCCAAGATCGTCGCCCAGTAG